Below is a genomic region from Diabrotica undecimpunctata isolate CICGRU chromosome 7, icDiaUnde3, whole genome shotgun sequence.
taaatgccCTCTGAAATTGTATGGGAGTTGGATTGATGGAATTTCCACCTTGTTGTCTTATACTACCAAAATAATTTTCCACGCAGTCTTGGTTAAGTCttcttgtttttaagtatttaaaatcaTGAGACTTTAAGTTATCCCAAAGCTTTTTAACACCATTCATTGTTACAATCCAACACTTTTTTGATCGCGAACGACATGATACATCTTTTCCTGTTTTATCTAatattttcagtttatgtacCAAATCTATCATAGAATCTAGGTAATTGATCTGAAAATCAGTTCCctcaaatacatttttaaatttgttaggaTTATTCTTATCAGtagaatttaaaatatcaaacaaattattaaatttttcaataatttctatTCTTCCCAATGCATCTGATGGAAGAATACCAAGagaaatatatgtatacataGAACTTGCAACAGTGTTACTTAAAATTTGAGATGCTAGTTTTACTCGCATTTTTTCAAAAGATGTAGGATATATATGGGAGTGTGTTAGTTTTGGTGCACACTTATAGAACTGCTTTTTATCTTCATGATAAAAAGTTTCTATAAATGACCAAGATGTTTTTTTgtcatcaaaataaaaaacattattaattaaGTTATTTCTAGTGGCTTTAATTAAATGACATGgatcaaatatataaataattttttgtccaTTGACATCAAATTCTGAGTTAGCTGGAGAAATCCCCAGTAATTTactcaattttagaaaatttgatCCCATATCAGTAACAAGACAATTCACATATAAACCTGATTGAAATAGTTAAGAAATACATTCTTTTATAATAGGAAGAAGGTGATTTGCTTCAAAGGTACTGTTTACAAAGAAATATGCTAGTTGTTGTTTCCAATTTGAATATAAGCCTCGAACCATTTTCACAAGTACATTTTGTGCAATTATTGATTCCTTTTTCCCATTTTCTATATCATATAGACCAACAATCTCATCACGACctgtatcaaaaaataaattacttttaatagacatttcatcaatacaaatacTACAGTGCTTGTCCTGATCTAACATTGTGTTCACTTTTAACTTTAGGGCATCAAATATTTGGTCATTATTCAAACCAGGTTTACAGACCAAATTTTCAGTAACTTTTTGAAGACTTCGTTTTGAGGGCAAATACAATATTCTTATCATAAAAGCATAGGCTCTTGGGCCCAAAAAATATAGTGTTAAtgcaaattgtttatatttatcAGAATACCTTCTACTTTTTGGACATTTAGTTTTCAAAATTGCTTGAGCTTTCACTATTTGTGCTAgcgatttgtttaaaaatttgtcacatttgaaaaaatttttttaaagatttattgtCTTCCTTCTGTTTGGAAGACGCATATGCTTTCTTTGCACTTGcacgcaatttttttatttttaatcttagCTTCTTTTTCCTGGGTGTACCTCCCGACAACTTGGAGGGGGTTTGTGTTTCAGCTGTGAAACATTCTGGAGTATGGGGCCTAGGTGGGCTAGACACTTCCTGCCTATTAAcatctgaaatataaaaatatatttaataaccaaataacaTATAAACGTTCAAAGTAGATATGTTAATGCTTATTAGTGATTAGTTGAATGCATAATACAGTTGTgggaacaataaataaaattacctgttaaCAGAAACTCTTCCATCAAAGTATCAGTTATACTATGGTTATCATCAATTGGATTTTTAATGGCAACTGGCTGCACAATATCTATTTCTGTTATACCTAAAACCACAACATAAATATTACTCAGTATGTAACCATAAGATATATGTTCTTAATAAGGCTGATAAAAGATCATTAAATTTCACAATTCCAGATCTTGTTTATACCtattatgaaaaacaacaaacaactTTGTATATAGTTGTAAGTAGATACTGATTTTTATATGACTTTTATAATAAAGCACTATAattgtgaataaataaaaattatctaccTTCCAGCCTTATGACTTTCTTTAATGGTTCGTCTGTGTGTTTTAAATACTGAAGAGTATGTGAGAAAATCGTTGGATGCGCTTGTTGAAATAATCTCTTCCTTGTGTTTCCTTTGTACATGTACGCCGGTTCGAAATGTTTCTCGCACATTTTATAATTTGTATGCAATTTAACATGTTTGGAAAGCAGATCATACCTATTGGCCGCTTTCAGCCATAATTCAGCTCTAAAAACAAGtgtatttaactaaaatataaacattcagaCAACATTTGTAATacgtttgaatttaaaatttaatttgtttacctgCTACGATCAGTCGGTATTGAAAAGAGACTAATTCCTTCACCAGTTTTCGATGGGCACCCatgaacaacacaataaaatcctCCCTTTGGTGCAGCCATCACAATAAGTTTATTtcacaaatatattaaattaactaactaactaaataactaactaaattaattatactaactattaaaaaataaacaccaaacacTTCTCAATACATAAACAAACAAGACATCAAAACTACATAAAACATGGCGGATTTCGCACATGCGCAAAGAAATTTGGATTGCGAAAAAGCCCTCCGTTTCGCTTCTGGTTGTGATTAGTATTCTGTGATACGGGTACTAGGTAGACGGCAGCTGACGGCAGTAGACGCCAACCCCACCCCACTACCTTATACGCATAaaacatggtacaatgaatacaaggtatgatattgcgcatgacatttgacagttgacccaggagtgtgacgtagtcaagaccgctcgaacccattattatgattattacagcttaacgtacacattaattttgaaataatggtcaaaaatgatcgaattttttttttaaaaatggttatagttgaaaaaaaaatatattttcagtagcgtaaaacctttacttttcctgggggttcaggcgaaatatttatttttgttttcatacatatactaataatatacgcACATTATAGCTAAATAGTAGTAGAGTTGCTTATTTTGATTCACTGTAACTCATTTCCatgcagttttactgaaataaaaacaaaatagattacaataaagaaaaatctgatttataattcaatatggtattttagatctatttatttttaaatttagcaaaaataaaaaatatacacattactataacccaCCGATtaatatatgcaaaatttacttaccaaacaatacaataatatgaaaataaggcacaaattagttcaaacgcaaaacacaataaatatcgacttcgaTATCTGCTCTCTGCAATAATTCACCTAGCTCtgcattaattaatttttattcttcatgaaccatcgctatttttgaatgtttgttatgtgttaaaaataggtgcttttaaaaaaatttgaataaactgagtgatgtgcatagttatgcaactagaaaaaactccattataatatctttcattttgtagattaacgaagacccagaattcatatgaatatatcagtttaaaactttttaacatgttactgtaaaattgtttgttatttttttagacagcaaccttaaattgt
It encodes:
- the LOC140446372 gene encoding uncharacterized protein, coding for MAAPKGGFYCVVHGCPSKTGEGISLFSIPTDRSRAELWLKAANRYDLLSKHVKLHTNYKMCEKHFEPAYMYKGNTRKRLFQQAHPTIFSHTLQYLKHTDEPLKKVIRLEGITEIDIVQPVAIKNPIDDNHSITDTLMEEFLLTDVNRQEVSSPPRPHTPECFTAETQTPSKLSGGTPRKKKLRLKIKKLRASAKKAYASSKQKEDNKSLKKFFQM